The sequence CTACTGGGGATATTCACCGGTTTCGTTCTTCGCAGTACATCGCGCGTACAGCTCTCGAAAAGGTCCGATCGGGCCGATGAACGAATTTCGCGACATGGTCAAGGCGCTGCATCGCGCGGGTATCGAAGTCATCCTGGACGTGGTCTTCAACCATACCGCAGAAGGGGACGGGCGCGGTCCGACCTTCTGCTTTCGCGGCCTCGCCAACGAAGACTACTACTTGCTCGAAAGCGATCGTGGCAATTACGCCAACTACAGCGGGACCGGAAATACGCTAAACGCCAACCACCCGATCGTCCGCCGGATGATCGTGGACAGCGTTCGTTACTGGGTCACACAGATGCACGTCGACGGTTTCCGTTTTGATCTCGCATCGGTGCTGGCTCGCGATCAGACCGGGGCGCCGGTGCCGAACCCGCCAGTGATCCTGGATATCGAGTCGGATCCGGTGCTGGCAGGAACAAAGATCATCGCGGAAGCGTGGGACGCCGCGGGCCTCTATCAGGTAGGGAGCTTCGTCGGTGATGGCTGGCAGGAATGGAACGGGAGGTTTCGTGACGACGTGCGCAGATTCATCAAGAGCGATAGCGGCACGGTGTCGAGAGTAGCGCCGCGCTTGCTGGGTAGCCCTGATATCTACGCTCACGAGAACAGAGGACCTGAGCAGAGTATCAATTTTGTTACGTGTCACGACGGATTCACGCTGAACGATCTCGTTTCCTACGATCAAAAACACAACGAAGATAATGGCGAGAATAATCGCGATGGGATGAATGACGAGCTGAGCTGGAACTGCGGCGTTGAGGGACCTACGAGCGATCCGGCGATCGAGTCGCTGCGCTTAAGGCAAATCAAAAACTGCTTGGCTCTGACTTTGCTCGCCGTCGGAACGCCGATGCTGCTCATGGGCGACGAGGTCAGGCGTACGCAGCGTGGGAACAACAACGCATACTGCCAGGACAATGAGTCTAGCTGGTTTGACTGGGGTCTTTGCGATCGGAACACGGGTCTCCATCGCTTTGTCAAAATGATGATCGCTTTTCGGCTTCGCCGCGATGTGGTCATCGAACGTGCTGGGCTGGCAGGACTCACCCTAAACCAGCTTCTCGCAACGGCGGAGCTCAGGTGGCACGGCATCGCGCTGAATTCGCCGGACTGGAGTGAGAACTCGCACTCTATCGCGCTCACGATCGCAAGCCTGGTGGGAACCTTTACGATTCACGCGATGCTGAACGCATACTGGGAGCCCCTGACCTTTGAACTGCCGCCGGCAGATGCCCGCTGGCGGCGATGGGTCGACACGTCGCTCACTCAACCGGAGGATGTCTACGCGTGGGAGCAGGCGCCCGTCGTGTCTCAATCGAGGTACACTGTGGGGCCACGCTCCTTGGTGTTCCTGGTAGATACGGGCAGCTGATGTCGAAACCAAAGACCACAAACGTGACCGCGAGACCTACGTCGGCGCCTTCCCGGCAATTCACTCTGCGATCAGTCTGGATCGCGTCGTCTGTGGTGTGCAATTCAACCTGTACCGGAGACGCTCTTTGATCATCGAGAGTTCCTTTGCAGCTGGCTAACCTTGGTCGAACAGTCGTGGCATCGAGACGCAGTAGGTTAGCCGCGTGAAGCCCCCTTCCCAAGGTTTTCGGGTGGCGGCGGCCACTTGGAATCTGAC is a genomic window of Candidatus Binataceae bacterium containing:
- the glgX gene encoding glycogen debranching protein GlgX, which codes for MNSDVAPGSSAPLGSAMQPGGVNFSVYSKSASSVELLLFDSEDDLKPARLIALDALKNRTYHYWHVLVPDLKPAQLYGFRAFGEFKPERGVRFDSSKVLLDPYALAVAIPKAYSRTADNTPAMKSVVVDPRTYDWEGDHPLHTPFVETVIYELHVRGFTRHPSSGVAPGKAGTYAGLIEKIPYLIHLGITAVELMPIFQFDAADAPSGHVNYWGYSPVSFFAVHRAYSSRKGPIGPMNEFRDMVKALHRAGIEVILDVVFNHTAEGDGRGPTFCFRGLANEDYYLLESDRGNYANYSGTGNTLNANHPIVRRMIVDSVRYWVTQMHVDGFRFDLASVLARDQTGAPVPNPPVILDIESDPVLAGTKIIAEAWDAAGLYQVGSFVGDGWQEWNGRFRDDVRRFIKSDSGTVSRVAPRLLGSPDIYAHENRGPEQSINFVTCHDGFTLNDLVSYDQKHNEDNGENNRDGMNDELSWNCGVEGPTSDPAIESLRLRQIKNCLALTLLAVGTPMLLMGDEVRRTQRGNNNAYCQDNESSWFDWGLCDRNTGLHRFVKMMIAFRLRRDVVIERAGLAGLTLNQLLATAELRWHGIALNSPDWSENSHSIALTIASLVGTFTIHAMLNAYWEPLTFELPPADARWRRWVDTSLTQPEDVYAWEQAPVVSQSRYTVGPRSLVFLVDTGS